The following are encoded together in the Pseudomonas sp. IB20 genome:
- the relA gene encoding GTP diphosphokinase, which translates to MVQVRAHQPINTDGSINLEAWLDHAVSVDPALDREALKAACEFARESEQQDNAAKNLWAEGTSSFRTGLEIAEILADLKLDQDSLIAAVLYRGVREGHIALPLVSQRFGAVVAKLIDGVLRMAAISASLSPRQSMVLGTQGQVENLRKMLVAMVDDVRVALIKLAERTCAIRAVKTADDEKRNRVAREVFDIYAPLAHRLGIGHIKWELEDLSFRYLEPDQYKQIATLLHERRLDRERFISDVMGQLRSELQATGVDADISGRAKHIYSIWRKMQRKGLAFSQIYDVRAVRVLVPEMRDCYTALGIVHTLWRHIPKEFDDYIANPKENGYRSLHTAVIGPEGKVLEVQIRTHAMHEEAELGVCAHWRYKGTDVKAGSNQYEEKISWLRQVLEWHEELGDIGGLAEQLRVDIEPDRVYIFTPDGHAIDLPKGATPLDFAYRVHTEIGHNCRGAKINGRIVPLNYSLQTGEQVEIITSKHGTPSRDWLNPNLGYITTSRARAKIVHWFKLQARDQNVAAGKTLLERELARLGLPQVDFDKLAEKANMKIAEDMFAALGAGDLRLAQLVNLAQQLVEPERGSEQLELIPRKATGYKPGKRGDIQIQGVGNLMTQMAGCCQPLPGDAIVGYITQGRGVSIHRQDCASVLQLGGREPERIIQVSWGPVPVLTYPVDIIIRAYDRSGLLRDVSQVLLNERINVLAVNTRSNKEDNTALMSLTIEIPGLDALGRLLGRISQLPNIIETRRNRTP; encoded by the coding sequence ATGGTACAGGTGAGAGCACACCAGCCGATCAACACCGACGGCAGTATCAATCTCGAGGCATGGCTGGATCATGCCGTCAGTGTCGACCCGGCACTGGACCGTGAAGCCTTGAAAGCAGCCTGCGAGTTCGCTCGTGAGTCTGAACAGCAAGACAATGCGGCCAAGAACCTGTGGGCGGAGGGCACATCAAGCTTTCGCACCGGGTTGGAAATCGCCGAGATCCTCGCCGATCTCAAGCTGGACCAGGATTCGCTGATCGCCGCCGTGCTCTATCGCGGCGTGCGCGAAGGGCATATTGCGTTGCCGCTGGTCAGCCAGCGCTTCGGCGCCGTGGTCGCTAAGTTGATCGACGGCGTACTGCGCATGGCCGCCATCAGCGCCAGCCTCAGCCCACGCCAGTCGATGGTGCTGGGCACCCAGGGCCAGGTCGAGAACCTGCGCAAGATGCTGGTGGCGATGGTCGACGACGTGCGTGTCGCGCTGATCAAGCTGGCCGAACGCACATGCGCGATCCGTGCGGTAAAAACCGCCGACGACGAAAAGCGCAACCGCGTTGCCCGCGAGGTGTTCGACATCTACGCGCCGCTGGCGCACCGCCTGGGTATCGGCCATATCAAGTGGGAGCTGGAGGACTTGTCCTTCCGCTACCTCGAACCCGATCAATACAAACAGATTGCCACGCTGCTGCACGAGCGGCGGCTTGACCGTGAGCGCTTTATCTCCGATGTGATGGGGCAGTTGCGTTCCGAGTTGCAGGCCACCGGCGTCGATGCCGATATCAGCGGCCGGGCCAAACACATCTATTCCATCTGGCGCAAAATGCAGCGCAAAGGCCTGGCATTCAGCCAGATCTACGACGTACGCGCCGTGCGTGTGCTGGTGCCGGAAATGCGCGACTGCTACACCGCGCTGGGTATCGTGCACACCTTGTGGCGGCACATTCCCAAGGAATTTGACGACTACATCGCCAACCCCAAGGAAAACGGCTATCGCTCGCTGCACACCGCAGTGATCGGCCCTGAGGGCAAGGTGCTGGAAGTGCAGATCCGCACCCACGCCATGCACGAAGAGGCTGAGCTTGGGGTGTGTGCGCACTGGCGTTACAAGGGCACCGACGTCAAGGCCGGGTCCAACCAGTACGAAGAGAAAATCTCCTGGCTGCGCCAAGTGCTTGAGTGGCACGAAGAACTCGGCGACATCGGCGGCCTGGCCGAACAGCTGCGCGTGGATATCGAGCCGGACCGCGTCTACATCTTCACCCCCGACGGTCACGCCATCGACTTGCCCAAAGGCGCTACGCCGCTGGACTTTGCCTACCGCGTGCACACCGAAATCGGCCACAACTGCCGGGGCGCCAAGATCAACGGGCGCATCGTGCCGCTCAACTACAGCCTGCAGACCGGTGAACAGGTCGAGATCATCACCAGCAAGCACGGCACGCCGAGCCGCGACTGGCTGAACCCGAACCTGGGCTACATCACCACGTCGCGGGCACGGGCGAAGATCGTCCATTGGTTCAAATTGCAGGCGCGCGACCAGAACGTCGCCGCCGGTAAAACCTTGCTTGAGCGCGAATTGGCGCGCCTGGGCTTGCCGCAGGTGGACTTCGACAAGCTGGCCGAAAAGGCCAACATGAAGATCGCCGAGGACATGTTCGCAGCCCTGGGGGCCGGCGACCTGCGCCTGGCGCAGCTGGTCAACCTGGCCCAGCAACTGGTCGAGCCGGAGCGCGGCAGCGAGCAGCTGGAGCTGATCCCACGCAAAGCCACCGGCTACAAACCGGGCAAGCGCGGCGATATCCAGATTCAGGGCGTGGGCAACCTGATGACGCAAATGGCCGGCTGCTGCCAGCCGTTGCCGGGCGACGCCATCGTCGGTTATATCACCCAGGGCCGTGGCGTGAGCATTCACCGCCAGGATTGCGCCTCGGTGCTGCAACTGGGCGGGCGCGAGCCGGAACGCATCATCCAGGTCAGCTGGGGCCCGGTGCCGGTGCTCACCTACCCGGTGGACATCATCATTCGCGCCTACGACCGTTCCGGTTTGCTGCGTGACGTGTCGCAAGTGCTGCTCAATGAGCGGATCAACGTGCTGGCGGTCAACACCCGCTCGAACAAAGAGGACAACACCGCGTTGATGTCCCTGACCATCGAGATTCCGGGGCTGGACGCGTTGGGGCGGTTGTTGGGGCGGATTTCCCAGTTGCCGAACATCATCGAAACCCGGCGTAATCGCACACCATGA
- the rlmD gene encoding 23S rRNA (uracil(1939)-C(5))-methyltransferase RlmD: MAKHERGLRFQPTGGSRAPQIPVGKKQRLTIERLANDGRGIVFFEGRTWFVNGALAGEEVEARVLGAHGKVVEARTERVFKASELRRPAPCAHFGRCGGCSVQHLPHDEQLALKQRMLAEQLSRVAGVEPQAWAAPLSGPEFAYRRRARVAVRWDAKAKKLEVGFRAVASQDIVAIDDCPVLVQALQPIMQRLPNMLRRLSKPQALGHVELFSGSSIAVLLRHMAPLSEADLLILQEFCTFHEAQLWLHGEGEPEPVEANSALGYRLEQWDLELAYRPGDFVQVNAGVNAAMVAQALEWLAPQPEERVLDLFCGLGNFALPLAKHVREVVAVEGVQTMVDRAAQNAVSNNLHNVQFFQADLSQPLTDAEWAKQGFSAVLLDPPRDGALEVVRKLATLGAKRLVYVSCNPATLARDTVELVKQGYRLKRAGILDMFPQTSHVEAMALFEAG; this comes from the coding sequence ATGGCCAAGCACGAGAGAGGCCTGCGCTTCCAACCGACAGGCGGCAGCCGGGCCCCGCAGATTCCGGTAGGCAAGAAACAACGCCTGACCATCGAGCGCCTGGCCAACGATGGCCGTGGCATCGTGTTCTTTGAAGGCCGTACCTGGTTTGTAAACGGTGCGCTGGCCGGCGAAGAAGTCGAAGCGCGGGTATTGGGCGCCCACGGCAAAGTGGTAGAAGCGCGCACCGAGCGTGTGTTCAAGGCCAGCGAACTGCGCCGCCCGGCGCCGTGCGCGCATTTTGGCCGCTGCGGCGGCTGCAGCGTGCAGCACTTGCCCCATGACGAACAGCTCGCCCTGAAACAGCGCATGCTCGCCGAACAACTGTCGCGTGTGGCCGGTGTCGAACCGCAAGCGTGGGCCGCCCCTTTGAGTGGGCCGGAGTTCGCCTACCGTCGTCGCGCCCGCGTGGCCGTGCGCTGGGACGCCAAGGCGAAAAAGCTTGAGGTGGGTTTTCGCGCCGTGGCCAGCCAGGACATCGTCGCCATCGATGATTGCCCGGTGCTGGTACAGGCCTTGCAACCGATCATGCAGCGCTTGCCGAACATGCTGCGCCGCCTGAGCAAACCGCAGGCGCTGGGGCATGTGGAGTTGTTCAGCGGCTCATCCATCGCCGTGTTGCTGCGGCATATGGCGCCGTTGTCCGAGGCGGACCTGCTGATCCTGCAAGAATTTTGCACCTTCCATGAAGCGCAGTTGTGGCTGCATGGCGAGGGCGAGCCGGAGCCCGTCGAGGCGAACTCGGCGTTGGGTTATCGGTTGGAACAATGGGATCTGGAACTGGCTTATCGGCCCGGGGACTTTGTGCAGGTCAACGCTGGCGTCAACGCCGCGATGGTCGCCCAGGCCCTGGAATGGCTGGCGCCACAGCCCGAGGAACGGGTACTGGACCTGTTCTGCGGGCTGGGTAACTTTGCGTTGCCGCTGGCCAAACACGTGCGCGAAGTGGTCGCGGTAGAAGGTGTACAGACCATGGTGGACCGCGCGGCGCAGAACGCTGTCAGCAACAATTTGCATAATGTGCAGTTTTTTCAGGCTGATTTATCCCAGCCTTTGACTGACGCGGAATGGGCCAAACAGGGCTTTTCTGCGGTACTCTTGGACCCACCCCGCGATGGTGCCCTGGAGGTTGTGCGTAAGCTCGCCACGCTGGGAGCCAAGCGTTTGGTGTATGTGTCCTGCAACCCGGCCACGCTGGCGCGGGACACGGTTGAGTTGGTCAAGCAAGGCTACCGGCTAAAACGTGCCGGGATCCTCGACATGTTTCCACAGACATCTCATGTCGAGGCCATGGCGTTATTTGAAGCGGGCTAG
- the cysM gene encoding cysteine synthase CysM, whose translation MTLQYPTIADCVGNTPLVRLQRMAGETSNILLLKLEGNNPAGSVKDRPALSMITRAELRGQIKPGDTLIEATSGNTGIALAMAAAIKGYKMVLIMPDNGSAERKAAMTAYGAELLLVTQEEGMEGARDLAERMAAEGRGVVLDQFANGDNPEAHYTSTGPEIWRQTQGTITHFVSSMGTTGTIMGNSRYLKEQNPAIQIVGLQPMEGAAIPGIRRWPEEYLPKIYNATRVDRIIDMAQREAEDTTRRLAREEGIFCGVSSGGAVAGMLRLSKEVENAVIVAIICDRGDRYLSTGIFDEPN comes from the coding sequence ATGACCTTGCAGTACCCTACAATCGCCGATTGCGTCGGCAACACGCCTCTGGTCCGCTTGCAACGCATGGCGGGTGAAACCAGCAATATTCTGCTTCTCAAGCTTGAAGGGAACAACCCGGCCGGCTCCGTCAAGGACCGCCCGGCGCTGTCGATGATCACCCGCGCCGAGCTGCGCGGGCAAATCAAGCCCGGCGACACCTTGATCGAAGCCACCTCGGGTAACACCGGGATCGCCCTGGCCATGGCCGCGGCAATCAAGGGTTACAAGATGGTGCTGATCATGCCCGACAACGGCAGCGCCGAACGCAAGGCGGCAATGACCGCCTATGGCGCCGAGTTGTTGCTGGTCACCCAGGAAGAAGGCATGGAAGGCGCGCGCGACCTCGCCGAGCGCATGGCCGCCGAAGGCCGTGGCGTGGTGCTGGACCAGTTTGCCAATGGCGATAACCCAGAGGCGCACTACACCAGCACAGGCCCGGAAATCTGGCGTCAGACCCAAGGCACCATCACCCATTTTGTCAGCTCCATGGGCACCACCGGCACCATTATGGGCAACTCGCGCTACCTCAAGGAGCAGAACCCGGCGATCCAGATCGTCGGCCTGCAACCGATGGAAGGCGCGGCGATTCCCGGTATTCGCCGTTGGCCCGAAGAGTACCTACCGAAGATCTACAACGCCACGCGCGTGGACCGCATCATCGACATGGCCCAGCGTGAAGCCGAAGACACCACCCGCCGCCTGGCGCGCGAAGAAGGCATCTTCTGCGGCGTGTCCTCCGGCGGCGCCGTGGCCGGTATGTTGCGGTTGTCCAAAGAAGTGGAAAACGCGGTGATCGTCGCGATCATCTGTGACCGGGGCGACCGTTACCTGTCGACCGGCATCTTCGACGAACCCAACTGA
- a CDS encoding tRNA-uridine aminocarboxypropyltransferase, whose product MSRPQCPTCQRPATHCLCPLIPSLDSRTRVLLLQHPSEVNHALNTARLAALGLSNAQLVVGEVFDDLATLLNPPGYQARLLFPADDAQPLQVYAPDDQPLLLVVPDGTWRKARKLLHLNPLLAALPRVTLAEGGVSRYRLRKAPGPGALSTVEAIVQALQVLEAPTSFEALLKPFEALIDGQISAMGDEVFRKNHGDGQLG is encoded by the coding sequence ATGTCCAGACCCCAATGTCCAACTTGCCAGCGGCCCGCCACTCATTGCCTGTGCCCGCTGATCCCCAGCCTCGACAGCCGCACCCGTGTGTTGCTGCTGCAGCACCCGAGTGAGGTCAACCATGCGCTCAATACCGCGCGGTTGGCGGCGTTGGGGTTGAGCAATGCGCAGTTGGTGGTGGGTGAGGTGTTTGACGATTTGGCGACCTTGTTAAACCCGCCCGGTTATCAAGCGCGCCTGCTGTTTCCCGCTGATGACGCCCAGCCTTTGCAGGTGTATGCGCCCGACGACCAACCGCTGTTGTTGGTGGTGCCCGACGGCACCTGGCGCAAAGCGCGCAAATTGCTGCACCTCAATCCTTTATTGGCCGCATTGCCCCGGGTGACCCTGGCCGAGGGTGGCGTTTCTCGCTACCGGTTGCGCAAAGCACCGGGGCCAGGGGCTTTGTCGACGGTAGAGGCAATTGTGCAGGCGTTGCAGGTGCTGGAAGCGCCGACCTCTTTTGAGGCGCTGCTTAAACCGTTCGAGGCACTGATTGACGGGCAGATTTCGGCGATGGGGGACGAGGTGTTTCGTAAGAATCATGGCGACGGGCAATTGGGTTAG
- a CDS encoding LysR family transcriptional regulator has product MANALPDLKLLRIFVSVVRHEGFANAQHELNLSTSAISTYMSQLEAALGLVLCHRGRGGFSLTSKGELFHQETLRLLGELEGFEQYAAALKGELRGTLKLGVLDSTVSDKALPFAEVIGAYSLEHPAVHLNLSVMSPYELQLGVQDNRLDLAIGAFSNRMSGLIYMPLYREQHWLYCSTRHPLFSERRIPEQVITQQRMVGRGYWSQAELARHGFKHSAATVESMEAQLILVLSGAYIGYLPEHYAQAWADKGDLRVLLPATFGYQAPFSMIMRRGRSREPLIQTFRDLLKAQLNQA; this is encoded by the coding sequence ATGGCCAACGCCTTGCCCGACCTGAAACTCCTGCGCATCTTCGTCAGCGTCGTGCGGCACGAAGGGTTCGCCAATGCCCAGCACGAACTCAACTTGTCGACGTCGGCCATCAGCACCTACATGAGCCAGCTGGAAGCAGCTTTGGGCCTGGTGCTGTGCCATCGCGGGCGCGGCGGGTTCAGCCTGACCAGCAAAGGCGAGTTGTTCCACCAGGAAACCCTGCGTCTATTAGGCGAGCTGGAAGGGTTCGAGCAATACGCCGCCGCGTTAAAAGGTGAGTTGCGCGGCACCCTCAAACTCGGCGTGCTCGACTCCACCGTCAGCGACAAGGCCCTGCCGTTCGCCGAAGTGATCGGCGCCTACAGCCTGGAACACCCGGCTGTGCACTTGAATTTGTCGGTGATGAGCCCTTATGAGCTGCAATTGGGCGTGCAGGACAACCGCCTGGACCTGGCCATCGGCGCGTTCTCCAACCGCATGAGCGGGTTGATCTACATGCCGCTGTACCGCGAGCAACACTGGCTGTATTGCAGCACGCGGCATCCGTTGTTCAGCGAACGGCGCATCCCCGAACAAGTGATCACCCAGCAGCGTATGGTCGGGCGCGGCTACTGGAGCCAGGCAGAACTGGCGCGCCACGGCTTCAAACACAGCGCCGCCACGGTGGAAAGTATGGAGGCGCAGTTGATCCTGGTGCTGTCCGGCGCCTATATCGGCTACCTGCCTGAGCACTACGCCCAAGCCTGGGCCGACAAGGGCGACTTGCGTGTGCTGCTGCCGGCGACCTTCGGCTATCAGGCGCCGTTCTCGATGATCATGCGCCGTGGCCGTAGCCGCGAGCCGCTGATCCAGACCTTTCGCGACTTACTCAAAGCCCAGCTCAACCAGGCCTGA
- the speB gene encoding agmatinase codes for MDKIFHQPLGGNEMPRFAGIATMMRLPHLQSAKGLDAAFVGVPLDIGTSLRAGTRFGPREIRAESVMIRPYNMATGAAPFDSLSVADIGDVAINTFNLLDAVRIIEEAYDEILEHNVVPMTLGGDHTITLPILRAIHKKHGKVGLVHIDAHADVNDHMFGEKIAHGTTFRRAVEEGLLDCDRVVQIGLRAQGYTAEDFNWSRKQGFRVVQAEECWHHSLAPLMAEVREKVGGGPVYLSFDIDGIDPAWAPGTGTPEIGGLTTIQAIEIIRGCQGLDLIGCDLVEVSPPYDTTGNTSLLGANLLYEMLCVLPGVAHR; via the coding sequence GTGGACAAGATTTTTCACCAACCACTGGGCGGCAACGAAATGCCGCGCTTCGCCGGCATCGCCACCATGATGCGACTCCCCCATCTGCAGTCGGCCAAAGGCCTCGACGCCGCCTTTGTCGGTGTGCCCTTGGACATCGGCACCTCGCTGCGCGCCGGCACCCGCTTCGGGCCGCGTGAAATCCGCGCCGAGTCGGTGATGATCCGCCCCTACAACATGGCCACCGGCGCCGCGCCGTTCGACTCGCTGTCGGTTGCCGACATCGGCGACGTGGCAATCAATACCTTCAACCTGCTGGACGCTGTGCGCATCATCGAAGAAGCTTACGATGAGATCCTCGAGCACAACGTCGTCCCGATGACCCTGGGCGGCGACCACACCATCACCCTGCCGATCCTGCGGGCGATTCACAAGAAACACGGCAAGGTCGGGCTGGTGCACATTGATGCCCACGCCGACGTCAACGACCATATGTTCGGCGAGAAAATCGCCCACGGCACCACCTTCCGCCGCGCCGTGGAAGAAGGCTTGCTCGATTGCGACCGCGTGGTGCAGATCGGCCTGCGCGCCCAGGGCTACACCGCCGAAGACTTCAACTGGAGCCGCAAACAGGGCTTTCGTGTGGTCCAGGCCGAAGAATGCTGGCACCACTCGCTGGCGCCATTGATGGCTGAAGTGCGTGAAAAAGTCGGCGGCGGCCCGGTGTATTTGAGCTTCGATATCGACGGTATCGACCCGGCCTGGGCGCCTGGCACCGGCACCCCGGAAATCGGCGGGCTGACCACCATCCAGGCGATCGAGATCATCCGTGGCTGCCAAGGCCTCGACCTGATTGGTTGCGATCTGGTAGAAGTTTCGCCGCCTTACGACACCACCGGCAACACCTCGCTGCTCGGCGCCAACCTGCTGTACGAGATGCTCTGCGTACTGCCCGGCGTGGCGCATCGCTGA
- a CDS encoding YybH family protein, producing MSTQAVLQAAADLVSAFARNDRAAYFGAFTVDASFVFYTLPQPLLSRDAYQALWDRWRRDEGFEVLSCTSSNAFVSLQGDVAIFMHDVATELRMNGEQFFSQERETIVFTRQGSDAQQKQGLWLACHEHLSAMPEGLPPP from the coding sequence ATGAGCACGCAAGCCGTGCTGCAAGCGGCGGCCGACCTGGTGTCGGCCTTCGCCCGCAATGACCGCGCCGCCTATTTCGGCGCGTTCACGGTGGATGCCAGCTTCGTGTTCTACACCCTCCCCCAGCCGCTGCTCAGTCGCGATGCCTACCAGGCGCTGTGGGACCGCTGGCGCCGGGACGAGGGGTTTGAGGTGCTGTCCTGCACTTCAAGCAACGCCTTTGTCAGCCTGCAGGGTGACGTGGCGATTTTTATGCATGACGTGGCCACCGAGCTGCGCATGAACGGGGAGCAATTTTTTAGCCAGGAACGCGAGACCATTGTCTTCACCCGACAAGGGTCAGACGCACAACAAAAACAAGGCCTGTGGCTGGCCTGTCACGAACATTTGTCCGCTATGCCGGAAGGGCTGCCGCCCCCTTAG
- a CDS encoding purine-cytosine permease family protein, which yields MNNKNNDKSIRKIETNGVEQIPDHERTASPKDLFRLIFGGANTFATAVLGAFPVLFGLSFQAGVWAIVLGVLVGALILAPMGLFGPINGTNNAVSSGAHFGVHGRIVGSFLSLLTAIAFFSLSVWSSGDALVGGAKRLIGLPETDLTLGLAYGLFALLVLTVCIYGFRFMLWVNRIAVWAASLLFLLGIFAFAPAFDSHFAGTVAIGQTGFWAAFIGAALVAMSNPISFGAFLGDWSRYIPRETPKIRIMLAVVLAQIATLIPFLFGLATATIVAVKAPDYIAANNYVGGLLAVAPSWFFLPVCLIAVIGGMSTGTTSLYGTGLDMSSVFPRLLSRVKATLLIGVMSIAFIFIGRFAANLVQSVSTFAVLIITCTTQWMVMMIIGLIVRRGFYCPDDLQVFTRGETGGRYWFSHGWNWRGLGAWIPSALVGLCFVNLPGQFVGPLGNLADGIDISLPVTLGLASVVYLTLLRVFPEPAAVYGPADPRSQRTDARIKPALQQAA from the coding sequence ATGAATAATAAAAACAACGATAAAAGTATTCGAAAGATAGAAACCAACGGGGTCGAGCAGATCCCGGACCACGAACGTACCGCCAGCCCCAAGGATCTGTTTCGACTGATCTTCGGCGGAGCCAATACCTTTGCCACCGCTGTGCTGGGCGCGTTTCCGGTGCTGTTCGGCTTGTCGTTCCAGGCCGGTGTCTGGGCGATTGTGTTGGGCGTGCTGGTGGGCGCGCTGATCCTGGCGCCGATGGGCCTGTTCGGGCCGATCAACGGCACCAACAACGCCGTGTCTTCCGGTGCGCACTTTGGTGTGCACGGGCGGATTGTCGGCTCGTTTCTGTCGCTGCTGACGGCGATTGCCTTCTTCTCACTGTCGGTGTGGAGTTCAGGCGATGCGTTGGTCGGTGGTGCGAAACGCCTGATTGGTTTGCCAGAAACCGACCTGACGTTAGGCCTGGCCTACGGCCTGTTCGCCCTGCTGGTGCTCACCGTGTGCATCTATGGCTTTCGCTTCATGCTGTGGGTCAACCGCATTGCCGTGTGGGCGGCGAGCCTGCTGTTCCTGCTGGGGATCTTCGCGTTTGCGCCGGCCTTCGACAGCCACTTTGCCGGCACCGTCGCCATTGGCCAGACCGGCTTCTGGGCCGCCTTCATCGGTGCGGCGCTGGTAGCCATGAGCAATCCGATTTCCTTCGGCGCGTTCCTGGGTGATTGGTCACGCTACATCCCACGTGAGACGCCGAAAATACGCATCATGCTGGCGGTGGTGCTGGCCCAGATCGCCACCTTGATTCCGTTCTTGTTCGGCCTGGCCACCGCGACCATCGTGGCGGTCAAGGCTCCGGACTACATCGCAGCCAACAACTACGTCGGCGGTTTGCTGGCAGTCGCGCCGAGCTGGTTCTTCCTGCCGGTGTGCCTGATCGCGGTGATCGGCGGCATGTCCACTGGCACCACGTCGCTGTATGGCACCGGGTTGGACATGTCCAGCGTGTTCCCGCGCCTGCTGTCGCGGGTCAAGGCCACGCTGCTGATTGGGGTGATGTCGATTGCCTTCATCTTTATCGGACGTTTCGCCGCCAACCTGGTGCAAAGCGTGTCGACCTTCGCCGTGCTGATCATCACCTGCACCACGCAGTGGATGGTGATGATGATCATCGGCCTGATCGTACGCCGAGGATTTTACTGCCCGGATGATCTGCAAGTGTTCACCCGCGGTGAAACCGGCGGGCGCTACTGGTTCAGCCATGGCTGGAACTGGCGCGGCCTGGGCGCCTGGATCCCGAGTGCGCTGGTGGGCCTGTGCTTCGTCAACTTGCCGGGGCAGTTTGTCGGGCCACTGGGCAACTTGGCCGATGGCATCGATATCAGCCTGCCAGTGACGCTGGGGCTGGCCTCGGTGGTGTACCTGACCTTGCTTCGCGTGTTCCCGGAACCGGCCGCCGTCTACGGCCCGGCCGACCCTCGCAGCCAGCGCACGGATGCGCGCATTAAACCGGCGCTGCAACAAGCCGCCTGA
- a CDS encoding sodium:solute symporter: protein MALDLFVVLIYAAGMLVLGYYGMRRAKTHEDYLVAGRNLGPSLYMGTMAATVLGGASTVGTVRLGYVHGISGFWLCAALGAGIIALNLFLAKPLLKLKIFTVTQVLEKRYNPMARQASAVIMLAYALMIGVTSILAIGTVLQVLFGLPFWVSVLLGGGVVVVYSTIGGMWSLTLTDIVQFVIKTVGLMFILLPICLYRVGGWDQLVAKLPASNFSFTEIGWDTIITYFMIYFFGILIGQDIWQRVFTARDENVAQYAGTFAGFYCILYGLACALIGMAAHVLLPDLDNVNNAFAAIVKASLPDGIRGLVIAAALAAMMSTASAGLLAASTVLTEDLLPRLRGGKQSSLNINRLFTMLTGIAVLGIALVVNDVISALTLAYNLLVGGMLIPLMGAIFWKRATTSGAIASMTLGFVTALVFMFKDGLDANTPIYYSLAIGLVSFVVVSVLSPRPETVAARAI from the coding sequence ATGGCTTTGGATTTATTCGTCGTACTCATCTACGCCGCCGGCATGCTCGTGCTCGGCTATTACGGCATGCGCCGCGCCAAGACCCACGAAGACTACCTGGTAGCCGGACGTAACCTAGGCCCGTCGCTGTACATGGGCACCATGGCCGCCACGGTACTGGGCGGTGCATCCACCGTCGGCACCGTGCGCCTGGGTTATGTGCACGGCATCTCCGGCTTCTGGTTGTGCGCCGCACTGGGCGCCGGGATCATCGCGCTGAACCTGTTCCTGGCCAAACCGCTGCTCAAGCTGAAGATCTTCACCGTCACCCAGGTCCTGGAAAAACGCTACAACCCCATGGCCCGCCAGGCGAGCGCGGTGATCATGCTGGCCTACGCGCTGATGATCGGCGTGACCTCGATCCTGGCCATCGGCACCGTACTGCAAGTACTGTTCGGCCTGCCATTTTGGGTCTCGGTGCTGCTGGGCGGTGGCGTGGTGGTGGTGTATTCGACCATCGGCGGCATGTGGTCACTGACCCTGACCGACATCGTGCAGTTCGTGATCAAGACCGTCGGCCTGATGTTCATCCTGCTGCCGATTTGCCTCTACCGCGTCGGCGGTTGGGACCAACTGGTGGCCAAGTTGCCAGCGTCGAATTTCAGCTTCACCGAAATCGGCTGGGACACGATCATCACCTACTTCATGATCTACTTCTTCGGCATCCTGATCGGCCAGGACATTTGGCAACGGGTGTTCACCGCCCGTGACGAAAACGTTGCCCAGTACGCCGGCACCTTCGCCGGTTTCTACTGCATCCTTTACGGCCTGGCGTGCGCCTTGATCGGCATGGCGGCGCACGTGCTGCTACCGGACCTGGACAACGTCAACAATGCCTTCGCCGCCATCGTCAAAGCCTCGTTGCCGGACGGCATTCGCGGCCTGGTGATTGCCGCCGCACTGGCCGCGATGATGTCCACCGCCAGCGCCGGTTTGCTCGCCGCCTCCACCGTCTTGACCGAAGACCTGCTGCCGCGTTTGCGCGGGGGCAAGCAGTCGAGCCTGAACATCAACCGTCTGTTCACGATGCTCACCGGCATTGCCGTGCTGGGTATCGCATTGGTCGTGAACGATGTGATCAGCGCCCTGACCCTGGCTTACAACCTGTTGGTGGGCGGCATGCTGATCCCGCTGATGGGGGCGATTTTCTGGAAACGGGCGACCACGTCGGGCGCCATTGCGTCGATGACCTTGGGCTTCGTGACCGCACTGGTGTTTATGTTCAAGGATGGCTTGGATGCGAACACGCCGATCTACTACAGCCTAGCGATTGGGCTGGTGAGTTTTGTAGTGGTGAGTGTGTTGTCGCCCCGGCCAGAGACGGTGGCGGCTCGGGCGATTTGA
- a CDS encoding PA1414 family protein, producing MKEKIQTWLHDVGVALGLIEPPLQPVPIRTDDEQRRPRRR from the coding sequence ATGAAAGAGAAAATTCAAACCTGGCTCCATGACGTTGGAGTCGCGCTCGGCTTGATCGAGCCTCCGCTGCAACCTGTGCCGATTCGCACAGATGATGAGCAGCGCCGCCCGCGTCGCCGCTAG